The following proteins are co-located in the Hydrogenophaga sp. RAC07 genome:
- the maiA gene encoding maleylacetoacetate isomerase — MKLYNYFRSSASFRVRIALALKGLDYEYHSVHLAKGAHKLPAYTDIAVEGLVPLLELDDGTRLTQSMAIIEYLDELHPEPALLPANALGRARVRALAQIIACEIHPINNLRVLKYLSKDLKVDEDTKNTWYRHWVRSGLESFERQLASQAPSTYCFGETPTLADCCLVPQIFNGQRFNVDFSGLPRTMAAFEACMKHPAFQKAQPSACPDAEA, encoded by the coding sequence ATGAAGCTCTACAACTACTTCCGCTCTTCGGCCTCGTTTCGCGTTCGCATCGCGCTCGCCCTCAAGGGCCTCGACTACGAATACCACTCGGTCCACCTGGCCAAGGGCGCGCACAAGCTGCCGGCCTACACCGACATCGCGGTGGAAGGCCTGGTGCCCCTGCTCGAGCTCGATGACGGCACGCGGCTGACGCAGTCCATGGCGATCATCGAATACCTGGACGAACTGCACCCTGAGCCGGCCCTGCTGCCCGCCAATGCGCTGGGCCGCGCACGGGTCCGTGCCCTGGCGCAGATCATTGCCTGCGAGATCCACCCCATCAACAACCTGCGTGTGCTCAAGTACCTGAGCAAGGACCTCAAGGTTGACGAGGACACGAAGAACACCTGGTACCGCCACTGGGTGCGCAGCGGTCTCGAATCGTTCGAGCGTCAGCTGGCCTCGCAAGCGCCGAGCACCTACTGCTTTGGTGAAACCCCCACCCTGGCCGACTGCTGCCTGGTGCCGCAGATCTTCAACGGCCAGCGTTTCAACGTCGACTTCTCGGGCCTGCCGCGCACCATGGCGGCGTTTGAGGCCTGCATGAAGCACCCCGCGTTCCAGAAGGCGCAGCCCTCGGCCTGCCCGGACGCCGAAGCCTGA
- the pgeF gene encoding peptidoglycan editing factor PgeF, producing MLPAADAIVPDWPAPPGVRALFTTRVGGVSMAPFDSFNLGDHVRDEPLAVAGNRERLAALTSPARPVFLKQVHGTQIVRLMPDMPDGAVADACMVQGPGVAATIMVADCLPVLFAHTSGTAVAAAHAGWRGLADGVIEVTARALHNAAGEGEIIAWLGPCIGPKAFEVGAEVCEAFVAVDHEAAAHFWPLGKGKFMADLQALARLRLQAVGITNVHGNDGSPPWCTVTQTSHFFSHRRDATILGSTGRMAACVWID from the coding sequence ATGTTGCCGGCTGCGGACGCCATCGTTCCCGACTGGCCCGCACCACCCGGTGTGCGGGCACTGTTCACCACGCGGGTGGGCGGCGTGTCGATGGCTCCCTTCGACAGCTTCAACCTCGGCGACCATGTGCGCGACGAGCCGCTGGCCGTGGCGGGCAACCGCGAGCGGCTGGCAGCTCTCACCTCACCCGCGCGCCCTGTGTTTTTGAAGCAGGTGCATGGCACGCAGATCGTGCGGCTGATGCCCGACATGCCCGACGGCGCAGTGGCCGATGCCTGCATGGTTCAAGGCCCGGGCGTGGCCGCCACGATCATGGTGGCGGATTGCCTGCCGGTGCTGTTCGCACACACCTCGGGCACCGCGGTGGCCGCGGCCCACGCGGGCTGGCGCGGACTGGCCGACGGTGTGATCGAGGTCACCGCGCGCGCCTTGCACAATGCCGCAGGCGAAGGCGAGATCATCGCGTGGCTCGGCCCGTGCATCGGGCCGAAAGCGTTTGAAGTCGGCGCCGAGGTGTGCGAGGCATTTGTGGCCGTTGACCACGAAGCCGCAGCGCATTTCTGGCCGCTGGGCAAGGGCAAGTTCATGGCCGATCTGCAAGCCCTGGCGCGCTTGCGCCTTCAGGCGGTGGGCATCACCAACGTGCACGGCAACGACGGCTCGCCACCGTGGTGTACCGTGACACAGACCTCACACTTCTTTTCGCACCGGCGCGACGCCACCATCCTCGGCAGCACCGGGCGCATGGCCGCTTGCGTCTGGATCGACTGA
- a CDS encoding PHA/PHB synthase family protein has protein sequence MTSGKTPPTDWLETANAFQQNLVQQWTQMAQAFPGAAAAPQAGASDPFAAFKAFMPQAGAANPFGMPMPAGGAAFPGMPAMPAMPGMGDMFKNASGQQVSFDPAKLLEIQNQYLKDVTALWNQGPSVKPEGDRRFASEAWASNPMAAFSAAAYLLNARTLMALADAVQGDAKTRTRVRFAVQQWIDASAPSNFLAFNAEAQKKAIDTQGESIAKGMANLLHDMKQGHVSMTDESVFEVGKNVATTEGAVVFENELFQLIEYKPLTAKVYERPFLLVPPCINKFYILDLQPENSLIRYCVEQGHRTFVVSWRNPDESLAQATWDQYIEDAVIKAIGVTQDITGAETINALGFCVGGTMLGTALAVLAARGEEPVNCATFLTTLLDFTDTGILDVFIDENFVKYREAQFAQGGLMPGRDLATTFSFLRPNDLVWNYVVGNYLKGETPPPFDLLYWNSDSTNLPGPYYTRYLRQMYLENNLIKPGKMTVCGEKIDFRQVKLPVYIYGSREDHIVPIGGAYASTQVFPGKKRFVMGASGHIAGVINPASKKKRSHWIGSSTKFPKDVNEWIASADEQPGSWWTDWAAWLKPQAGKQIAAPKTYGKGKAYAAIEPAPGRYVKAKA, from the coding sequence ATGACATCGGGCAAAACCCCTCCCACCGACTGGCTGGAAACCGCCAACGCGTTTCAGCAGAACCTCGTCCAGCAGTGGACCCAGATGGCCCAGGCCTTTCCTGGTGCCGCTGCCGCCCCGCAGGCCGGCGCCAGCGATCCGTTTGCGGCGTTCAAGGCTTTCATGCCGCAGGCTGGCGCGGCCAACCCGTTCGGCATGCCCATGCCGGCCGGTGGGGCAGCCTTTCCCGGCATGCCCGCGATGCCGGCCATGCCCGGCATGGGCGACATGTTCAAGAACGCCTCGGGTCAGCAGGTGAGTTTTGACCCCGCGAAGCTGCTGGAGATCCAGAACCAGTATCTGAAGGACGTGACCGCTCTGTGGAACCAGGGTCCATCCGTCAAGCCCGAGGGCGACCGGCGCTTTGCGTCGGAAGCCTGGGCCAGCAACCCGATGGCGGCGTTCTCGGCCGCGGCTTACTTGCTCAACGCACGCACCCTCATGGCCCTGGCCGACGCGGTGCAGGGAGATGCCAAGACACGCACCCGCGTGCGCTTCGCGGTGCAGCAGTGGATCGACGCCAGCGCGCCGAGCAACTTTCTGGCCTTCAACGCCGAAGCGCAGAAAAAGGCCATCGACACCCAGGGCGAGAGCATCGCCAAGGGCATGGCCAACCTGCTGCACGACATGAAGCAGGGCCACGTGTCCATGACCGACGAGAGCGTGTTCGAGGTGGGCAAGAACGTGGCCACCACCGAAGGTGCGGTGGTGTTCGAGAACGAACTGTTCCAGCTGATCGAATACAAACCGCTCACGGCCAAGGTGTATGAGCGGCCGTTCCTGCTGGTGCCGCCCTGCATCAACAAGTTCTACATCCTCGACCTGCAGCCCGAGAACTCGCTCATCCGTTACTGCGTGGAGCAGGGCCACCGCACATTTGTGGTGAGCTGGCGCAACCCCGACGAGTCACTGGCCCAGGCCACCTGGGACCAGTACATCGAAGACGCGGTGATCAAGGCGATCGGCGTCACACAGGACATCACCGGCGCAGAGACCATCAACGCGCTGGGCTTCTGCGTGGGCGGCACCATGCTCGGCACCGCGCTGGCGGTGCTGGCCGCGCGCGGTGAAGAGCCGGTGAACTGCGCCACCTTCCTCACCACGCTGCTCGATTTCACCGACACCGGCATCCTCGATGTGTTCATTGACGAGAACTTCGTCAAGTACCGCGAGGCGCAGTTTGCCCAGGGCGGCCTCATGCCCGGGCGCGACCTGGCCACCACCTTCAGCTTCCTGCGGCCCAACGACCTGGTGTGGAACTACGTGGTGGGCAATTACCTCAAGGGCGAAACACCGCCACCGTTCGACCTGCTGTACTGGAACTCCGACAGCACCAACCTGCCAGGCCCTTACTACACGCGCTATCTGCGCCAGATGTACTTGGAGAACAACCTCATCAAGCCCGGCAAGATGACGGTGTGCGGCGAGAAGATCGACTTCCGCCAGGTCAAGCTGCCGGTCTACATCTACGGCTCGCGCGAAGACCACATCGTGCCCATCGGCGGCGCCTACGCCAGCACCCAGGTGTTCCCGGGCAAGAAGCGCTTCGTCATGGGTGCCTCGGGCCACATCGCCGGCGTGATCAACCCCGCAAGCAAGAAAAAGCGCAGCCACTGGATCGGCTCAAGCACCAAGTTCCCGAAAGACGTGAACGAGTGGATCGCGAGCGCCGATGAACAACCCGGCAGCTGGTGGACCGACTGGGCCGCCTGGCTCAAGCCACAGGCTGGCAAGCAAATTGCTGCGCCCAAAACCTATGGCAAGGGCAAGGCCTACGCCGCCATCGAACCCGCACCTGGCCGCTATGTAAAAGCCAAGGCCTGA
- a CDS encoding acetyl-CoA C-acetyltransferase, producing the protein MEDIVIVSAARTAVGKFGGSLAKVPATELGSIVIKAMMERSGLPADVIGEVIMGQVLAAGVGQNPARQAMMKAGVAKETPALTINAVCGSGLKAVMLAAQAVAWGDSEIVIAGGQENMSASPHVLNGSRDGQRMGDWKMVDTMIVDGLWDVYNQYHMGITAENVAKVHAITRDMQDALALGSQQKASAAQDAGKFKDEIVGVSIPQRKGDPVVFDSDEFINKKTNAEALAGLRPAFDKAGSVTAGNASGLNDGAAAVMVMTAKKAASLGLTPLARIAAFGTSGLDPATMGMGPVPASQKALARAGWKASDVDLFELNEAFAAQACAVNKALDIDPARVNVNGGAIAIGHPIGASGCRILVTLLHEMVRRDAKKGVAALCIGGGMGVSLAVER; encoded by the coding sequence ATGGAAGACATCGTCATCGTTTCAGCCGCCCGCACCGCCGTCGGCAAGTTTGGCGGCTCGCTCGCCAAAGTCCCTGCCACCGAGCTCGGCAGCATCGTCATCAAGGCGATGATGGAGCGCAGTGGTCTGCCCGCCGACGTCATCGGTGAGGTGATCATGGGCCAGGTGCTGGCCGCGGGTGTGGGCCAGAACCCCGCCCGCCAGGCCATGATGAAGGCCGGCGTGGCCAAGGAAACCCCGGCGCTGACCATCAACGCCGTCTGCGGCTCCGGCCTCAAGGCCGTGATGCTCGCCGCGCAGGCCGTGGCCTGGGGCGACAGCGAAATCGTGATTGCCGGTGGCCAGGAAAACATGAGCGCCAGCCCGCACGTGCTCAACGGCAGCCGCGACGGCCAGCGCATGGGCGACTGGAAGATGGTCGACACCATGATCGTCGACGGCCTCTGGGACGTCTACAACCAGTACCACATGGGCATCACCGCCGAGAACGTGGCCAAGGTCCACGCCATCACGCGCGACATGCAGGATGCGCTGGCGCTGGGCAGCCAGCAAAAGGCCAGCGCCGCGCAAGACGCCGGCAAGTTCAAGGACGAGATCGTCGGCGTGAGCATTCCACAGCGCAAGGGCGACCCGGTCGTTTTTGACAGCGACGAATTCATCAACAAGAAGACCAACGCCGAAGCGCTGGCCGGCCTGCGCCCCGCGTTCGACAAGGCGGGTTCCGTGACGGCGGGCAATGCGTCTGGCCTGAACGACGGCGCCGCCGCCGTGATGGTGATGACCGCGAAGAAGGCCGCTTCACTGGGCCTGACGCCATTGGCGCGCATTGCTGCCTTCGGCACCAGCGGCCTCGACCCGGCCACCATGGGCATGGGCCCGGTGCCCGCCTCGCAGAAGGCATTGGCACGCGCCGGCTGGAAAGCGTCCGACGTGGACCTGTTCGAGCTCAACGAAGCCTTTGCGGCACAAGCCTGCGCCGTCAACAAGGCGCTGGACATCGACCCCGCGCGCGTGAACGTGAACGGCGGTGCGATCGCCATCGGTCACCCCATCGGTGCGTCCGGATGCCGCATCCTGGTCACGCTTCTGCACGAAATGGTTCGCCGCGACGCGAAAAAGGGCGTGGCGGCCCTCTGTATCGGCGGCGGCATGGGGGTTTCCCTCGCGGTCGAACGCTGA
- the phbB gene encoding acetoacetyl-CoA reductase encodes MSQKVAYVTGGMGGIGTAICQRLHKEGFKVIAGCGPTRDFKKWIDEQAALGFTFYASVGNVGAWDSTVEAFAKTKAEHGTIDVLVNNAGITRDRMFLKMSREDWDAVIETNLNSMFNVTKQVVADMVEKGWGRIINISSVNGEKGQAGQTNYSAAKAGMHGFSMALAQELANKGVTVNTVSPGYIGTDMVKAIRPDVLEKIVATVPVKRLGEPGEIASIIAWLASEDGGYATGADFSVNGGLHMG; translated from the coding sequence ATGAGTCAAAAAGTAGCGTACGTCACCGGTGGCATGGGTGGCATCGGAACGGCCATCTGCCAGCGTCTGCACAAAGAGGGCTTCAAGGTCATTGCCGGCTGTGGCCCCACGCGCGATTTCAAGAAGTGGATCGACGAGCAAGCGGCCCTGGGCTTCACGTTTTACGCCTCGGTCGGCAATGTGGGCGCCTGGGATTCGACCGTAGAGGCTTTCGCCAAGACCAAGGCCGAGCACGGCACCATCGACGTGCTGGTGAACAACGCCGGCATCACCCGCGACCGCATGTTCCTGAAGATGTCGCGCGAAGACTGGGACGCCGTCATCGAGACCAACCTCAACTCCATGTTCAACGTGACCAAACAGGTCGTGGCCGACATGGTGGAAAAAGGCTGGGGCCGCATCATCAACATCTCGTCGGTCAACGGCGAGAAGGGCCAGGCCGGCCAGACCAACTACTCCGCCGCCAAGGCCGGCATGCACGGCTTCTCCATGGCGCTGGCGCAGGAGCTGGCCAACAAGGGTGTGACGGTCAACACCGTGAGCCCGGGCTACATCGGCACCGACATGGTCAAGGCCATCCGCCCCGACGTGCTGGAAAAGATCGTGGCCACCGTGCCCGTGAAGCGCCTGGGTGAACCCGGCGAAATCGCGTCCATCATCGCCTGGCTCGCCAGCGAAGACGGCGGCTACGCCACCGGCGCCGACTTCTCGGTCAACGGCGGCCTGCACATGGGCTGA
- a CDS encoding HD-GYP domain-containing protein → MYKPLPLESLALNQPVPVNIWDPKGVLLLRKGEHITSEQHRGLLMLHTPMVLAADWQAWSYSYTEALDRMVRGNESLSRIAALDAMVPVHSKPEASDELAATEAWADTHAALNTLLHQGADASHFIERLERLTALTDKLWREHPDDSLLILVQLLFDPGMHYSATHALLTAGLCTLVGPSAGTAAGDQLALVRAALTMNIGMTRAHDDMARQAGPLSDAQRKTVREHPQRSAAVMRQLGVADAAWLQLVEDHHERPDGQGYPAGKPVNSTAHHLLQMADVYVASISPRKSRGGLLSQQVARELYLGPDLTPDPLGALFIKNIGFYPPGSYVRLASGEVAVVARRGAKANAPTVLAIVGRQGLPLGEPTLRDTNDPAFEVKASLAPGDVKVLVGVGKLLARL, encoded by the coding sequence ATGTACAAACCCTTGCCCCTGGAATCCCTGGCGCTCAACCAGCCGGTGCCCGTGAACATCTGGGACCCCAAGGGCGTGCTGTTGCTGCGCAAGGGCGAGCACATCACCTCCGAACAGCACCGCGGCCTGCTCATGCTGCACACGCCCATGGTGCTGGCCGCCGACTGGCAGGCCTGGAGCTACAGCTACACCGAAGCACTCGACCGCATGGTGCGCGGCAACGAATCGCTCAGCCGCATCGCCGCGCTCGACGCCATGGTGCCGGTTCACAGCAAACCCGAGGCCAGCGACGAACTCGCAGCCACCGAGGCCTGGGCCGACACCCATGCCGCGCTCAACACCCTGCTGCACCAGGGCGCCGACGCCAGTCACTTCATCGAGCGCCTGGAGCGCCTGACCGCGCTGACCGACAAGCTTTGGCGCGAGCACCCCGACGACAGCCTGTTGATCCTGGTGCAGCTGCTGTTTGACCCCGGCATGCACTACAGCGCCACGCATGCCTTGCTCACCGCGGGGTTGTGCACGTTGGTCGGACCTTCGGCCGGCACGGCTGCGGGCGACCAACTCGCGCTGGTGCGCGCGGCCCTCACCATGAACATCGGCATGACACGCGCGCACGACGACATGGCCCGCCAGGCGGGTCCGCTGTCGGATGCCCAGCGCAAGACCGTGCGCGAGCACCCGCAGCGCAGCGCGGCAGTGATGCGGCAGCTCGGTGTGGCGGATGCCGCCTGGCTGCAACTGGTGGAAGACCACCACGAGCGCCCCGACGGCCAGGGCTACCCGGCCGGCAAACCCGTCAACAGCACCGCCCACCACCTCCTGCAGATGGCCGATGTGTACGTGGCCTCCATCAGCCCGCGCAAGAGCCGCGGCGGCCTGCTCTCGCAGCAGGTGGCGCGCGAACTCTACCTGGGCCCCGACCTCACACCCGACCCCCTGGGTGCGTTGTTCATCAAGAACATCGGCTTCTACCCACCGGGCAGCTACGTGCGGCTTGCCAGCGGCGAAGTGGCGGTGGTGGCCCGGCGCGGCGCCAAGGCCAATGCACCCACGGTGCTCGCCATCGTCGGCCGCCAGGGCCTGCCACTCGGAGAGCCCACCCTGCGCGACACCAACGATCCGGCTTTTGAAGTCAAGGCCAGCTTGGCGCCGGGCGACGTGAAGGTGCTGGTGGGTGTGGGCAAGCTGCTGGCCCGGCTGTGA
- the dusA gene encoding tRNA dihydrouridine(20/20a) synthase DusA produces MIEASPTHPPFSPWRLSVAPMMDWTDRHCRYLHRLLTKNTLLYTEMVTTGALAHGSVQRHLRFNAEEHPVALQLGGSDAAELAMAAKLGEDWGYDEINLNCGCPSDRVQRGAFGACLMAEPKTVADGVKAMVDAVSIPVTVKHRIGIDRVESYEFVRDFVGTVSEAGCNVFMVHARNAWLDGLSPKENREVPPLRYELAYRLKRDFPHLTIGINGGITTNAQITDHLQQVDGVMVGREAYHNPWLLTSWDETFFGAAPSTITREAVEEQMVSYMERAFAEDGCPWYAIARHMLGLRHGLRGARRWRQIWSDHRLKPLPPREVWAMARESIEAENRSVPAPVA; encoded by the coding sequence ATGATTGAAGCCAGCCCCACCCACCCACCGTTCAGCCCTTGGCGCCTCTCGGTCGCGCCCATGATGGACTGGACCGACCGGCATTGCCGCTACCTGCACCGCCTGCTGACCAAAAACACCTTGCTCTACACCGAGATGGTGACCACCGGCGCGCTGGCGCACGGCAGTGTGCAGCGCCACCTGCGGTTCAACGCCGAAGAGCATCCCGTGGCCCTGCAGCTCGGTGGCAGCGACGCGGCTGAGCTGGCCATGGCCGCGAAGCTGGGCGAAGACTGGGGCTATGACGAGATCAACCTCAATTGCGGCTGCCCGAGCGACCGTGTGCAGCGCGGTGCGTTTGGTGCCTGCCTCATGGCCGAGCCCAAGACCGTGGCCGATGGCGTGAAGGCCATGGTGGACGCGGTGTCCATTCCGGTGACGGTGAAACACCGCATCGGCATCGACCGCGTGGAGAGCTACGAGTTTGTGCGCGACTTCGTCGGCACGGTGAGCGAAGCGGGGTGCAACGTGTTCATGGTGCACGCCCGCAATGCCTGGCTGGACGGCCTGAGCCCCAAGGAAAACCGCGAAGTGCCGCCGCTGCGCTACGAGCTGGCGTACCGCCTCAAGCGCGACTTTCCCCACCTCACCATCGGCATCAACGGCGGCATCACCACCAACGCGCAGATCACCGATCACCTGCAGCAGGTGGACGGTGTGATGGTGGGGCGCGAGGCGTACCACAACCCCTGGCTGCTCACCTCGTGGGACGAGACCTTTTTCGGCGCCGCACCCAGCACGATCACACGCGAGGCGGTGGAAGAGCAGATGGTGAGCTACATGGAGCGTGCCTTTGCCGAGGACGGTTGCCCCTGGTACGCGATTGCGCGTCACATGCTGGGCCTGCGCCACGGCCTGCGCGGGGCGCGGCGCTGGCGGCAGATCTGGAGCGACCACCGCTTGAAGCCTTTGCCGCCCCGCGAGGTGTGGGCCATGGCGCGGGAGAGCATCGAAGCTGAAAACCGGTCCGTGCCCGCTCCGGTGGCGTGA
- a CDS encoding alpha/beta fold hydrolase, protein MSALPPALDAERFEIDTPAGRVSAYRAWPQSGAANLPPVLLVHSVNASGSAAEVKPMFEHCRRRRAVYALDLPGFGFSDRSDRVYTPRLMTDAIHAMLAHMRAAHGVEAIDVLGVSLASEFVVRAQQEAPHTVRRMALVSPTGFSGPKRRYGPPGSTLFQAWLFKILSWPFWSEGIYRNLTRPAVIRYFLERTWGSKRIDEALWRYDVITTRQPGARFAPLHFVAAGMFSRDINSLYEAVTCPVWVSMATRGDFTDYQGKVTVEQRPNWQFHAIEGGALPYFEDLAAFTDKLDPFWG, encoded by the coding sequence ATGTCTGCATTGCCCCCCGCGCTGGATGCTGAACGCTTCGAGATCGACACACCAGCGGGCCGCGTGAGCGCCTACCGGGCCTGGCCGCAGTCGGGGGCGGCCAACCTGCCGCCGGTGCTGCTGGTGCACAGCGTCAACGCCTCTGGGTCTGCAGCCGAGGTGAAGCCGATGTTTGAACACTGCCGCCGGCGCCGTGCGGTGTACGCGCTGGACCTCCCGGGCTTCGGTTTCTCCGACCGCAGCGACCGGGTCTACACGCCGCGACTGATGACCGACGCGATCCACGCGATGCTCGCCCACATGCGGGCGGCCCATGGCGTGGAGGCGATCGATGTGCTGGGCGTGTCGCTGGCCAGCGAGTTCGTGGTGCGCGCACAGCAGGAGGCCCCCCACACGGTGCGGCGCATGGCCCTGGTGAGCCCCACCGGGTTCAGCGGCCCCAAGCGGCGCTACGGCCCACCCGGCAGCACCTTGTTCCAGGCCTGGCTGTTCAAGATCCTCTCGTGGCCATTCTGGTCCGAAGGCATCTACCGCAACCTCACCCGCCCGGCGGTGATTCGCTATTTTCTGGAGCGCACCTGGGGATCGAAGCGTATCGACGAAGCGCTGTGGCGCTACGACGTGATCACCACACGCCAGCCCGGTGCGCGCTTTGCGCCGCTGCACTTCGTGGCGGCGGGTATGTTCAGCCGCGACATCAACAGCCTGTACGAGGCCGTGACCTGCCCGGTGTGGGTGAGCATGGCCACGCGGGGCGATTTCACCGACTACCAGGGCAAGGTGACGGTGGAGCAGCGGCCCAACTGGCAGTTCCATGCCATCGAGGGGGGCGCATTGCCGTACTTCGAAGACCTCGCCGCGTTCACCGACAAGCTCGACCCGTTCTGGGGATAA
- a CDS encoding alkaline phosphatase D family protein encodes MAISNRRSFIIRVASASAAVAAGGLLSACGGGDDDASPSARFDFGVASGDPLADRVVLWTHAAPANGQSTVSLTWEVARDAGFTQVVSSGQVQATAAAGFTAKVDATGLSAGQSYHFRFREGRNNSPVGRTRTLPASGVGSVKMAVFSCANYPAGFFHAYSEAVNQGAEYAVHLGDYIYEYPANGYASQDAVALGRVSSPANECLTLADYRARYAQYRSDPDLKRMHASLPLIAVWDDHEIANDAYVTGAENHTEGAEGAFTDRVAAALKVWHEWMPVRTPDMTDLRKIYRSFDFGNLLSLHMLETRLLGRDQGVELPSLVNPATQAAALASLTSASRQMLGGVQQAWLQQQMAASSATWQVLGQQVLMARMAFPVSILQALDPSNTDPAAQAAGLQAITDYLTAKATPPGSRTPTQQSLLDPALNPQLGYNVDAWDGYPVAREVLLGTANTLGKRLVTLAGDTHNAWHSDLTLLNGTKVGEEFATPGVSSPGLEEYLSAIPPANAASIFTGVIDTLNYADTARRGFLLMTFTPTTATGDWWFVSTVKSRSYTAVLGHSAVFNA; translated from the coding sequence ATGGCGATTTCCAATCGGCGCAGTTTCATCATCCGTGTGGCGTCGGCGTCTGCCGCGGTGGCCGCGGGCGGTCTGCTCTCGGCGTGTGGTGGCGGTGATGACGATGCGTCCCCATCCGCGCGCTTCGATTTCGGCGTGGCCAGTGGTGACCCGCTGGCCGACCGGGTGGTGCTGTGGACGCACGCTGCGCCGGCCAACGGCCAGTCGACGGTGAGCCTGACCTGGGAAGTGGCGCGGGACGCCGGCTTCACCCAGGTGGTGTCCAGCGGCCAGGTGCAGGCCACCGCAGCCGCGGGCTTCACCGCCAAGGTGGACGCCACCGGCCTGAGCGCCGGGCAGAGCTACCACTTCCGCTTTCGCGAAGGCCGCAACAACTCGCCCGTGGGCCGCACCCGCACCTTGCCGGCCTCGGGCGTGGGCAGCGTGAAGATGGCGGTGTTCAGCTGCGCCAACTACCCCGCAGGCTTCTTCCATGCCTACAGCGAGGCGGTGAACCAGGGCGCCGAATACGCCGTGCACCTCGGCGACTACATCTACGAATACCCGGCCAACGGCTACGCCTCGCAGGACGCGGTGGCGCTGGGCCGTGTGAGCAGCCCCGCCAACGAGTGCCTGACACTCGCCGACTACCGCGCCCGTTACGCCCAGTACCGCAGCGATCCCGACCTCAAGCGTATGCACGCCAGCCTGCCGCTGATCGCGGTGTGGGACGACCACGAGATCGCGAACGATGCATACGTGACGGGTGCGGAGAACCACACCGAAGGCGCGGAGGGCGCATTCACCGACCGCGTGGCCGCCGCGCTGAAGGTCTGGCACGAGTGGATGCCGGTGCGCACGCCCGACATGACCGATCTGCGCAAGATCTACCGCAGCTTCGACTTTGGCAACCTGCTCTCGCTGCACATGCTGGAGACGCGATTGCTCGGTCGGGACCAGGGCGTCGAGCTGCCCAGTCTGGTGAATCCGGCCACGCAGGCGGCCGCTTTGGCGAGCCTCACATCCGCGTCGCGGCAGATGCTGGGTGGCGTGCAGCAGGCGTGGCTGCAGCAGCAGATGGCAGCGTCCAGCGCCACCTGGCAGGTGCTGGGCCAGCAGGTGCTGATGGCGCGCATGGCGTTCCCGGTGTCCATCCTGCAGGCGCTGGACCCGTCCAACACCGACCCGGCCGCACAAGCCGCCGGGCTGCAGGCCATCACCGACTACCTCACGGCCAAAGCCACCCCGCCGGGTTCACGCACGCCGACGCAACAGTCCTTGCTCGATCCGGCCCTCAACCCGCAGCTGGGCTACAACGTGGACGCGTGGGACGGCTACCCGGTGGCGCGCGAGGTGTTGCTGGGCACGGCGAACACGCTGGGCAAACGGCTGGTGACCCTGGCCGGCGATACCCACAACGCGTGGCACAGCGACCTGACCTTGCTGAACGGCACCAAGGTGGGCGAAGAGTTCGCCACACCGGGCGTGAGCTCGCCGGGGCTGGAGGAATACCTCTCGGCCATCCCGCCTGCCAATGCCGCGAGCATCTTCACCGGTGTGATCGACACGCTGAACTACGCCGACACGGCGCGCCGGGGCTTCCTGCTTATGACCTTCACGCCCACCACCGCCACCGGCGACTGGTGGTTTGTGAGCACGGTGAAGTCGAGGAGCTACACCGCGGTGCTGGGCCACTCCGCCGTGTTCAACGCCTGA
- a CDS encoding GntR family transcriptional regulator, with translation MYALSLAPRALYEEVAELLRQRIFQRELEPGSWIDELKLAEEYGISRTPLREALKVLAAEGLVTMKVRRGAYVTEVSEKDLADVYHLLALLESDAAGVVAERATDAELAELQTLHDALEAAVGERDRFFALNEQFHMRVLELARNRWREQMVADLRKVMKLNRHNSLLKTGRIEESLAEHRAIVSALAQRNAALAVQRMREHFQSGLEAAA, from the coding sequence ATGTACGCCCTGTCCCTCGCACCCCGAGCCCTTTACGAAGAAGTAGCCGAACTGCTGCGCCAGCGCATCTTTCAGCGCGAGCTGGAGCCCGGCAGCTGGATCGACGAACTCAAGCTCGCCGAGGAGTACGGGATCAGCCGCACGCCCCTGCGCGAGGCGCTCAAGGTGCTGGCCGCCGAAGGCCTGGTAACGATGAAGGTGCGGCGAGGCGCCTACGTGACCGAAGTGTCCGAGAAAGACCTGGCCGACGTCTACCACCTGCTGGCGCTGCTCGAATCGGACGCGGCCGGTGTGGTGGCCGAACGCGCCACGGACGCCGAGCTGGCCGAGCTGCAGACCCTGCACGACGCGCTGGAGGCGGCCGTGGGCGAGCGCGACCGTTTCTTCGCGCTCAACGAACAGTTCCACATGCGCGTACTGGAACTGGCGCGCAACCGCTGGCGCGAGCAGATGGTGGCCGACCTGCGCAAGGTCATGAAGCTCAACCGCCACAACTCGCTGCTCAAGACCGGGCGCATCGAAGAGTCGTTGGCGGAGCACCGCGCCATCGTGAGCGCGCTGGCGCAGCGCAACGCCGCGCTGGCGGTGCAGCGCATGCGCGAGCACTTTCAGAGCGGCCTGGAAGCGGCGGCCTGA